In Bacillota bacterium, the following proteins share a genomic window:
- a CDS encoding response regulator transcription factor produces the protein MRVLVVDDDRLVCESLKTILQAHGDVEVVGTGYSGHEAVALYAKLKPDVLLMDIRMEGMTGLEACRQVLSQFPDARVLFLTTFLDDEYIVQALRLGAKGYILKQDFESIIPALKAVHTGQSVFGDAIVTKLPKLLQGIQSDEGDEKAIAARLSAHGINDRERDIIELVARGLSNREIAETLYLSEGTVRNYISVILEKLGLRDRTQLAVFYLGGI, from the coding sequence GTGAGGGTGCTAGTCGTAGATGATGACAGACTAGTCTGCGAGTCTTTGAAGACCATACTACAGGCGCATGGCGATGTAGAAGTCGTCGGAACGGGCTATAGCGGGCACGAGGCTGTGGCGCTGTATGCCAAGCTCAAGCCCGACGTGCTCCTGATGGACATCCGCATGGAGGGCATGACCGGACTCGAGGCGTGCAGGCAGGTGCTGAGCCAGTTCCCGGACGCGCGAGTACTCTTCCTCACGACGTTCCTGGACGACGAGTACATCGTCCAAGCACTGCGCCTTGGGGCAAAAGGGTACATTCTGAAACAGGACTTCGAGAGCATAATCCCTGCGCTGAAGGCCGTCCACACCGGCCAGAGCGTGTTCGGCGACGCGATCGTCACGAAGCTGCCCAAGCTCCTGCAAGGCATACAGAGCGACGAAGGAGACGAAAAGGCTATTGCAGCCCGACTCTCCGCTCACGGCATCAACGACAGGGAGAGAGACATTATCGAACTTGTAGCAAGAGGCTTGAGCAACCGGGAGATCGCTGAAACGCTATATCTTAGCGAAGGCACTGTGCGCAACTATATCAGCGTGATACTCGAGAAGCTCGGGCTACGCGACCGCACACAACTAGCTGTATTCTACCTGGGCGGAATCTAG